Within Amycolatopsis sp. FDAARGOS 1241, the genomic segment GCTGGTCGACTTGCTGCTGATCGCGGAGCTGCTGCGCAACACCGGCCGCTTCACGATGGGCGACGTACTGAGCTTCCGCATGAAGCAGCGCCCGGTCCGCGCGGCGTCGGCGACCTCGACGCTCGTGATCTCGTTCTTCTACATGCTCGCGCAGATGGCGGGCGCCGGTGGTCTGGTCGCGCTGCTGCTCGACGTGCACTCGCGCCTCGGCCAGTCGCTCGTGATCGGCGTCGTCGGCCTGGTCATGGTCGTCTACGTACTGGTCGGCGGCATGAAGGGCACCACGTGGGTGCAGATCATCAAGGCCAGCATCCTGCTCGCCGCCGCGACGCTGATCACCGTGTTCCTGCTGGGCAAGTTCGGGTTCAACTTCTCCAACCTGCTCACCGCGGCCACCGACAGGAGCCCGATGGGTACGGCCCTGCTCGAGCCAGGCGGCTCGTACGGCGCCAACGGCACCACACGCCTGGACTTCGTGTCCCTGTCGCTGGCCCTGATTCTCGGCGTCGCCTCATTGCCCCACGTGCTGATGCGCTTCTACACCGTGCCGAACTCACGCGAGGCTCGGCGCTCGGTCGTCTGGGCCACCTCCTGCATGTTCGTGTTCTACCTGTGCACGCTGGTGATCGGCTTCGGCGCCGCGGCGCTCGTGGGCACGGACGAGATCAAGGCCGCTCCCGGCGGTGAGAACTCCGCGGCCCCGCTGCTGGCCCTGCACATCGGCGGCACGCTGCTGCTGGGCATCATCTCGGCGGTCGCGTTCGCGACGATCCTCGCCGTGGTCGCGGGCCTGACGATCACCGCGTCGGCCTCCTTCGCCCACGACGTCTACGCGAACATCTTCAAGCGCGGTAAGGCCGAACCGGCCGACGAGGTGCGGGTCGCCCGCCTGACCGCCCTGGTCGTCGGCGTCATGGCCATCCTCGGCGGCATTCTCGCCAACGGGCAGAACATCGCGTTCCTCGTGGCGCTCGCCCTGGCCGTCGCCGCGTCGGCCAACATGTCGACGATCCTGTACTCGCTGTTCTGGAAGCGGTTCAACACCACGGGCACGCTGTGGAGCATCTACGGCGGCCTCGCCGCGTGCGTCGTGCTCGTGTTCTTCTCCCCGGTCGTTTCGGGCGAAGCGGACTCGATCTTCACGAGCGTCGACTTCAGCTGGTTCCCGCTCAAGAACCCCGGACTGGTCTCCATCCCGTTCTCGTTCCTGTGCGGTTTCGCCGGCACGATGTTCGGCCGCAAGGAGGAGTCGACCAAGCACGCCGAGATGGAGGTCCGGTCCTTGACCGGCATCGGCTCCTGAACGAGCGGTGGTACTGAACTCGTACTGAACTAAAGGGGCGGGTCCGGAGTGGACCCGCCCCTTCTGTTCGCGCTCACCCGCGCAGGCCGTCGAGCATCACCTTCATCAAGCGGGCCTTGTCGTCTTCCGAGGCGTTCTTCGCGGCGGTGCCCAAGCCGTGGCCGAGGCGCAGGACATCGACGCCGGTGACGTCGGGGCGCAGCGCCCCCGTGGACTGCGCGCGGGTGACCAGGTCGCTGCACGCAGTGCGCAGGCGGGTCTGGCACCAGACGAACGTCTCGGAGCCCGAGTCGATCGACGCCTTGAGGGCGGCGGCCAGGCCGTGGCGCTCGATGACGTACTCGACCTGCTCCTCCAGCCACGCCTCGAGCGCTTCGAACGGTGGCAGCTCGCCGGCGAGCACCGCGGCGCGCGACGCGAGCTGGTCGATCTCGTCGCGGTAGACGGCTTCCACGAGCTTCTCGCGCGTCGGGAAGTGGCGGTACAACGTGCCGGCGCCGACGCCGGCGCGCTTGGCGATGTCGTCGAGCGGCACGTCGACGCCGTGTTCGGCGAAGGCTTCCTTCGCGATCGCCACGATGCGGTCGTAGTTCCGCTTCGCGTCCGCGCGCATCGGCCGCGTCGCTTCCGCCGTCATCGCCGCACCTCCTGGCAGCCGCTCCCCAGAAAACGGAGAGATTCTCCGAATTCCCTTGCGGAACCGGAGACGCTCTCCATATTATCGCAAACGCAAGCAAGTGGAGAGTTTCTCCACTTCAGTCGTTCCTCGCTGGGGAGTCCTCCTTTGACCGAGTTGACCGAGCAAGTCCCGTCGGCCGAGCCTAGGCCGAGAGCCCGGACCGCCGCGCCCGGCCTCGTCCTGGCAATCGTGCTGACGTGCCAGCTCATGCTCATGCTCGACGCCACCGTGATGAACGTGGCCCTGCCCCGCATCCAGTCCGACCTGGGCTTTTCCGCCACCGGCCTGTCGTGGGTGATGACCGGGTACAGCCTCGTGTTCGGCGGCCTGCTGCTGCTCGGCGGGCGTGCGGGCGACCTGTTCGGGCGGCGCCGGATGTTCGTGCTGGGCACGGCCGTGTTCACGCTGGCGTCGCTGGCCGGCGGGCTGAGCACGTCGGCCGCGGTGCTGATCGCCGCGCGTGTGGCGCAGGGCGTCGGCGCCGCCATGGCGGGGCCGAGCACGATCGCGCTCATCACCACCACCTTCACCGAAGCCAAGGCCCGCGTCCGCGCGCTGTCGCTGTTCTCCGCCGTCGCCAGCGGCGGGTTCGCGATCGGGCTGATCGTGGGTGGTCTGCTCACCGAGTGGATCTCGTGGCGGGCCGCGCTGTTCATCAACGTGCCGTTCGGCCTGGCCATCGCCGTGCTCGCACCGCGGTTC encodes:
- a CDS encoding cation acetate symporter, with the protein product MTSTALAESAPASNPLVNTGVFAVFVAFTLFVVYRAGHRGKKTTSDYYAADSVFTGRQNGVALSGDFLSAASFLGIAGAIAIHGYDGFLYSIGFLVAWLVDLLLIAELLRNTGRFTMGDVLSFRMKQRPVRAASATSTLVISFFYMLAQMAGAGGLVALLLDVHSRLGQSLVIGVVGLVMVVYVLVGGMKGTTWVQIIKASILLAAATLITVFLLGKFGFNFSNLLTAATDRSPMGTALLEPGGSYGANGTTRLDFVSLSLALILGVASLPHVLMRFYTVPNSREARRSVVWATSCMFVFYLCTLVIGFGAAALVGTDEIKAAPGGENSAAPLLALHIGGTLLLGIISAVAFATILAVVAGLTITASASFAHDVYANIFKRGKAEPADEVRVARLTALVVGVMAILGGILANGQNIAFLVALALAVAASANMSTILYSLFWKRFNTTGTLWSIYGGLAACVVLVFFSPVVSGEADSIFTSVDFSWFPLKNPGLVSIPFSFLCGFAGTMFGRKEESTKHAEMEVRSLTGIGS
- a CDS encoding TetR/AcrR family transcriptional regulator gives rise to the protein MTAEATRPMRADAKRNYDRIVAIAKEAFAEHGVDVPLDDIAKRAGVGAGTLYRHFPTREKLVEAVYRDEIDQLASRAAVLAGELPPFEALEAWLEEQVEYVIERHGLAAALKASIDSGSETFVWCQTRLRTACSDLVTRAQSTGALRPDVTGVDVLRLGHGLGTAAKNASEDDKARLMKVMLDGLRG